From Piliocolobus tephrosceles isolate RC106 chromosome Y, ASM277652v3, whole genome shotgun sequence, a single genomic window includes:
- the LOC111531473 gene encoding cytochrome c-type heme lyase: MGLSPSAPAVAVQASNASASPPSGCPMHEGKMKECPVSTEPSGPNCEKKTYSVPAHQERAYEYVECPIRGTAAENKENLDPSNLMPPPNQTPAPDQPFVLSTVREESSIPRADSEKKWVYPSEQMFWNAMLKKGWKWKDEDISQKDMYNIIRIHNQNNEQAWKEILKWEALHAAECPCGPSLIRFGGKAKEYSPRARIRSWMGYELPFDRHDWIINRCGTEVRYVIDYYDGGEVNKDYQFTILDVRPALDSLSAVWDRMKVAWWRWTS, encoded by the exons ATGGGTTTGTCTCCATCTGCTCCTGCTGTTGCAGTTCAGGCCTCAAACGCTTCAGCATCCCCACCTTCAGGATGTCCGATGCATGAAGGGAAAATGAAAG AGTGTCCAGTGAGTACAGAGCCATCTGGCCCAAACTGTGAGAAGAAAACATATTCTGTGCCTGCCCACCAGGAACGCGCCTATGAGTACGTGGAGTGTCCCATTAGGGGCACTGCGGCTGAGAATAAGGAGAACCTAGATCCTTCAAATCTG atgcCACCACCCAATCAAACACCAGCTCCAGATCAGCCATTTGTATTATCTACTGTCAGAGAAGAGTCATCCATTCCCAGagcagattcagagaaaaagTGGGTTTACCCTTCCGAGCAGATGTTCTGGAATGCAATGTTAAAGAAAGG GTGGAAGTGGAAAGATGAGGATATCAGTCAGAAGGATATGTATAATATCATTAGAATTCACAATCAGAATAACGAGCAGGCTTGGAAGGAGATTTTGAAGTGGGAAGCCCTTCATGCTGC AGAGTGTCCTTGTGGTCCATCATTGATCCGGTTCGGAGGGAAAGCAAAAGAGTATTCACCAAGGGCACGAATTCGTTCCTGGATGGG GTATGAGTTGCCTTTTGATAGGCATGATTGGATCATAAACCGTTGCGGGACAGAAGTTAGATATGTGATTGATTATTATGATGGTGGTGAAGTCAACAAGGACTACCAGTTCACCATCCTGGACGTCCGTCCTGCCTTAGATTCGCTTTCGGCAGTATGGGACAGAATGAAAGTCGCTTGGTGGCGTTGGACCTCGTAA